CGAATTCGCCGCCGTGGCCGGCGCTCTCGAGGGAAGCCGCCAGGTGGTCTCCCTCGGAGGAGGCGCCCTGGTGAACGAGGAACTCAGGGGGATGGTCCTCTCCAGGGCGAAGCTCGTCATCCTGGACGTCCGGCCGGAAACGGTGCTCTCCAGGGCCGAGAAACAGAAAGGAGCCCGTCCCCTCCTGGACGGAGGAAACGTCCGGGCCCTCATGATCAGGCGCCGCCCGGCCTACGCCCACTGCCACATCAGGGTGGCCACCGACGAGTTCCCCGTTTCGTCGGTGACCGACAAGATTCTGGAAGACCTCTACGGAACGGCGGCGCTGTGGTCCGTGGAATCGCCCTTCCCCGGCCTCACCGGCAGGGATAG
Above is a genomic segment from Aminivibrio sp. containing:
- a CDS encoding shikimate kinase, giving the protein MTACLHDTGRDNIFIGGFMCSGKTSVGSELARRLGWTFTDTDRVIEERAGMTVPEIFSVLGEPAFRRYEFAAVAGALEGSRQVVSLGGGALVNEELRGMVLSRAKLVILDVRPETVLSRAEKQKGARPLLDGGNVRALMIRRRPAYAHCHIRVATDEFPVSSVTDKILEDLYGTAALWSVESPFPGLTGRDRSPAAAGRPSSPSWCREPSEPAHPQGILPRR